A region from the Triticum urartu cultivar G1812 chromosome 1, Tu2.1, whole genome shotgun sequence genome encodes:
- the LOC125546770 gene encoding uncharacterized protein LOC125546770: protein MAGGCKAAIGCVDARVPVRASYVSLYKWPESDAEFVRSVAMARRHRQHPDSPAAAAAGCYGGGSASMRRGAGVDVGGDSPRVVDSYSCRQMYLRSYTFSTRKETVPERTMACLGRVRERAAVFPSFLPHRGGGGGSDAGSSFGSSSGGGGQYSGRDQDGRRGTTTGGSNGRRKRRRKKKGCAVVRRLQEASCGAVRAIFRRLLACTTTVDVEVAEPPPGR, encoded by the coding sequence ATGGCGGGCGGGTGCAAGGCGGCGATCGGGTGCGTGGACGCGCGCGTGCCGGTGCGGGCCAGCTACGTCAGCCTCTACAAGTGGCCCGAGTCCGACGCCGAGTTCGTCCGGTCCGTCGCCATGGCGCGGCGCCACCGCCAGCACCCGGACAGccccgctgccgctgccgccgggTGCTACGGCGGCGGCAGCGCCAGCATGCGCCGCGGGGCTGGCGTCGATGTTGGTGGAGACAGCCCGCGGGTGGTGGACAGCTACTCGTGCCGCCAGATGTACCTCCGCAGCTACACCTTCTCGACGCGGAAGGAGACCGTGCCCGAGCGCACCATGGCGTGCCTCGGCCGCGTCCGGGAGCGCGCCGCCGTCTTCCCCAGCTTCCTCCCGcaccggggcggcggcggcgggtccGACGCCGGAAGCTCGTTCGGCAGCTCGAGCGGCGGTGGAGGCCAGTACTCCGGGAGGGATCAAGACGGGCGCCGCGGGACTACGACCGGCGGCAGCAACGGGAGGAGGAagcggaggaggaagaagaaggggtgCGCCGTGGTGAGGAGGCTGCAGGAGGCGTCGTGCGGCGCGGTGCGGGCCATCTTCCGCCGCCTGCTCGCCTGCACCACCACCGTCGACGTCGAGGTCGCCGAGCCGCCGCCCGGCCGGTGA